In Betta splendens chromosome 1, fBetSpl5.4, whole genome shotgun sequence, the genomic stretch AAGTCTGACTTGTTGCCCACCAgaacacctgaaacacacagattCATCAGATCACATATAAGTCAGTACAAAAATGCTATGGTAATAACTGAAGGTCACATTGGTCTTTAACGGCGTGCCAGCATTTATGGCATGGAGTGGTACCTGGAATATGGAGACCCTGGCAGTGGACACGGACTCTCTCCATCCACTGGCTGCAGTTGGCAAAAGACTGCTCACTGGTGAGGTCAAAAACCAGACACAGCAACGACGGCTGACCCCACTGTGGGTGAGTCAGCGATTAGCCGTGATGAGGGGGGAGGGTTGCAAAGGTTTCACATGCAGGAAATGAGGTGAGAATAATAAAAGTTCATTTCTGTGAAAAGCTATAAAACCACAGTGGCTTTGCTgagtttgttctgtgtttgaggACAGGGTGGCTTCTTTTACTCGTCTCATGCCAGTGCAGTAACTCTCACCATTTTCTCACAGGTTTCCACTAATGTCTCCTTCCCTGCAGAGTCTATGATGTAGAACTCCTGGTggatgaagaagaaagaggcagaAGGGGAAGAGTTTTTATACATGGAGATGTAGTTAAATCAGTTGGTTTTGAGAAATGCAAGGACATTAATGCTCTTCCTACAATACTCCCCATCGCCCACTGAATACAGATGAGAAACCAACATCATTAAATATCGGGGGAAACGCTTTCCACGCTGAGCAAAGAATTTAAATTCTCAACACCTTCTATGGGTAGAAAATCAGCAGGGTCTTCTGTCTGACTGAGCAGCTGTGTTTAGCATCATTTAGGCTGTGTGAAGGTGAAGGGCACAATGTGAAGAGGAGACAATAGCTGGACTCACCACACTGTCGTTGGTCTCTGGGATGTTGACACATTTGATCAACAGCTCTACTCCAGTTGTCTGGCAAACAAACATAACCAAGATAATGATACATAGAATTATTGAGTTATCATATGATATAAAGGTGAAAGATCTGcatgaaaagttttttttattcagttatTTTGTTACAAATGCATTAAAATTTCCTGATTTTAACCAGTTAGTATCTAAATGGTCTTTTTTCATGTCTGCACGTGGTTTTTGCTTTATTCCCAAGATGCAGTTGGTGAAATGACAGGATAGTTGTACCTGTCGGAACGCATTTACCGGCTGCAGCGTTCTTTCTACTGCAGCGTTTGTAAAGATGAAGAGAAGAGACGTTCACTTATCACAGAGTTGCCACTATAGAGAGCAGCGCAGCGAACTGTCTGCTGTGATTTATCGTTCATGTCGAGACATAAACATCACTAATTAGCAGCCTGGCTTGAAAGGCTCCCATGGCTTGATGTACCACAGTCTTTCTGCTGTTTCCGTGGGGCTCTGGGTCTTAGTGTTCATAATATCTCAATAAAGGAAGTGTCTTGAGGGAAGTGACTGCAGAAATGTTGAAGCCAAAACATGACGTGAGCCTGTTCTGGGCAACAGTTTAGACATGAACAGTGAAGGACTAAACGTGTTCAGGAAAGACAGACTTTGGTGCACATTGTTTGATGTTGGATCAAATGATTGTAGACGTTTAAGACATAAAATATTACAATATATAGTTttttgaaaataataaaaggttAGATAGAGGAGGATTGTGTAAAAGGGGAAAGAATAAAGGCGGACGGTACAGAGGACATGATCACACCTGCAACTTTGGGCACCTAAGATCTGAAGACCTTATAAATGGAAAGGATGGATGCTGGCCTTGCTTTCTTTACCACAGTTTGCACTAGTTGGAATTCAGTGTTGACCTTGATGAAGCAACTTAAGGTTTCTTCACATCAGCACCAAACTCTAAATTGATCTGATCTCCTGAACTCACACTTAACTGAGCGTGACCAAAAACCCTgaaaactcacacacactttcacacctaCTGCCTCTGAGATCTACAAATACATAGAGGGactcccccccccacacacacacacacacacagcagttcatAACAGCACCCaatagtacacacacacacacacacacacacacacacacacacacacacacacacacacacacacacacacgatgcagcGGCTCTGTTAGAACGATCTAATGAGCTGGTTTGATGCTGTCGCTGGAATGTCAATGAGGGCCTATTAGTAACAAATAAGCTTGGAATATTGCTAACGGCCCGTCTGACATTTTCAAAGGAGGACGTGAGCAGAATGGCCGACAGGCTTCGCTACCCTTCAAAATCAAAAGTTGAAAACCATGAGGAATGACTTTGGCGTCTGCACAGAGAACGGTTCCTGACAATGCTGCTTTAACTTTCGCATTAGTCACATTTGGAGGACACAGCGTTCCTTGTTCCCATCTGCAGTGAAATATTGAAGGAACTAgcaacataaataaaatgttactgTTCCGGGATCGTCTACAGATGTAGGGCTGAGTGAGATGCAGTTCTTACACTTGGCTGTACAGTAAAGGCTACTGGATCCGGGTCTAAAGGGTTTTCTCCTGCACAGCATGTGCTCAAGGAATGAGTCCAGCAGCGCAGTTAATATCAATGTATGCAAGAAGGGATTCTGGTTAACTTCTGCGGTTTCTCCATAACAAGAAACTTTAGGGAACCATTAATATGCATAGCAAATTTCACCCTTTTGTCAAGTTATGCTGGACAACTGTTTTTAAAGTTTCATCCTATGGCCTGTGGCTTAGCAAGGGTCTACAAGGCCAGTgaaaattaaaaatgcagcagTACTGCAGCGTCTTCCTACTTTGTTACCCTGTTAGTCAAACATGATTGGACATGCACAGCATTACAAATAATTGGCTGTAGCTTACAGTAGGTGGTGTGGGAACATCAGCAGTGTTGCTGCAcggtgtgtatatgtgtgcacTTGTAAAGTACCTGTTCTGGGGGCTTTCCAGGATCCTGTTGTATTAATTATCGACATTCCTGTCACCTGAGAACCCCCATAATGCTGATACGGCaagtgctacacacacacacacacacacacacacacacacacacacacacacacacacacacacacacacaccaaatgtaAGCTTAGTAAATGTGCATGGATTGTGATGCAAACTGCCTGAGTGTTTGTTTATACCGATACCGACAATGAACACCTATGAAGTGCATGCTATCACTTGCATGTTTGGTGCATGAATGTAGTCCGTACCCTAGAAACACTGACAGAGGGGAAGTCGGTGAGCAGTTGGAACCCCATGCATCACAGAGTCAGGTTACCGTTCGGCCCCCTCCCTCATGCAGATTAGAATAAATAATGTAGATTAGCCTGCTCTGCATCAGCATTAATTGGTGCATTATGCCGTTTTGCACTTCATTGATTCCTCTACTTGATTCAAGACACCTCTGAAAGTCCTTGAATAGCTAAAACAAGTACATGCAGTACAGTGTTGTATTATAACCATGATTTTCAATTACTGTATAAGTCTTAATGATTAATAGTTGATGCATAATTACATTTCTGGTAATGTTAGACTTCGGTGAAATTTACTCAAATTAAATctgatatttaaataattagtcAGTTCTACATATATTGATTTACTGTGATTAATTTTACCCCCTGCTCCAAGTacatatatacgtatatatctacagtacatactgtatatctggTCTGCTCCAACCCCTACAGATACCATACTCTCTTTTCCACTTGCCTGGTAAATGTGTGCTGAAAACTGAATACATAGCTTCAGCACTACGCATCGCATGGATCAACGTATTCCCAGCATACAACTATCCATTAAACCTCATGAGATGCTCCTTCAAACCCAATTCAGATCCTCAGTTATGCTACCTGAATGTAAACCTAGAGGCCTGGGGTCTCTGCACAGAGCGCGGCCCAATCCCCAAATccctcaaacagctgttttacaaACCCTTTCTTCTGTAGTCCTGGTTCTTGCTGTAGTGAGGAGGGCTGCTAGCTGCTCCACATGCACAACGCTGCATGTGGGGGTGCGCGTGCCTTAACCGGTGAGTCTACGTGAAGGCGCCCTTACCATGCTGTAGTTCTTCTGGAAGAGCGTACCGTCACCGTGGAACATACGGGAAAGGGAACTCTTCCCCACCGCAGCATCTCCTAATGCAAAGAGAAGATGTTGAACGGGCAGCACGCGTTAGCCTTTCTGGGTTTTATCTGCATGTTCCTGTAGAAGCAAGTTATATACAAACTCGGTTTACTGAAAATATTATGATCGTGAGCTTTCTTCGTGAGaaactgaaaaaacagaaaagtaaataaacaaacgCAGGCAGATTTCCTGTCAGATTCCCATCTTAGCTACACAAACCCATTAGCTCGCTGTGCATTGCGCCAATCTTACCGACGAGCAGACATCTTGCCCTCAACTTCACCATTACTTTGAATACGAGGCTAGCGTGTATTTATCAATTTCGTACTTTCAGCGGTGGatttattcacatttttcttcttccttgtgCCCCGACAACATGGACACGACGCGTCTCTTAGCAACCACTCACAGCACGTTTTATTGGCCCAGCTAGCGATGACGTACAGCACGTGCCTGTGCTGTCATTGGCTCTATGCGGGTACGCGACCTGAGGAGAATTGGGTCTATTTTCCCTCGTCCTGGTTTGTCAGGAACGTCTGTGTAGACTGTGGGAAATCTGGGACCAATAATTACAAATACAGcgataaaataaatgtaaaggtATGTCTGGTGACGCCAATTATTCATGTTGGGTGAAAAAACAGCCTAAGGGGAAATTATTTGGCAAGAAGGACGCGACACATCCCAGTAAACCCCGGTTACACCACTAGAGGGTGGACTTTTTTTCAATAATGTCAAAAATAAATTCACGTATGCGTGATTCGACTTTTTGATGCTAAACAAATGTTTATATTGTCATCTGAGAATAAAACTATCGTTAAATATCTTGTCTCCTTATCCCGGCTGTTGTTGGGAGGATGAGGG encodes the following:
- the ift27 gene encoding intraflagellar transport protein 27 homolog isoform X2; its protein translation is MVKLRARCLLVGDAAVGKSSLSRMFHGDGTLFQKNYSMTTGVELLIKCVNIPETNDSVEFYIIDSAGKETLVETCEKMWGQPSLLCLVFDLTSEQSFANCSQWMERVRVHCQGLHIPGVLVGNKSDLSERREVQASVAQEWAQGQGLEYHETSAKEMENCDAPLLSLARAFHSLYQERRETIQNLSPS